TTACAATTGAAAGACCTAGATTTTAACGAGGTGAAAAATAAATGGAACATATTTTTAAACAAGGTCAAGCACAGGCACCTACATTTGTACTTTTACATGGTACTGGAGGCAATGAACATGACTTATTACCCGTAGCCGAATTGCTTGCCCCTTCCTATAACGCTCTTGGTATACGAGGAAATGTATTAGAAAACGGGATGAATCGATTTTTTAAACGTCATGGCGAAGGTCAATATGATATTAAGGATTTAAAATTTCGAGCGAATGAACTTCATCAATTTATAAAGACTTCCGCACAACACTATGGTTTTAATATTAATCAAGTTATTTTAGTTGGTTTTT
The sequence above is a segment of the Staphylococcus hyicus genome. Coding sequences within it:
- a CDS encoding alpha/beta hydrolase — protein: MEHIFKQGQAQAPTFVLLHGTGGNEHDLLPVAELLAPSYNALGIRGNVLENGMNRFFKRHGEGQYDIKDLKFRANELHQFIKTSAQHYGFNINQVILVGFSNGANIATELLLNADMPYRKGLLFAPLYPLDVDTHLDLSQKSVFLSMGANDPIVTVQQSYDVEQLFKQRGAHVTSYWVNSHELTSDAIKAAKTTL